The following is a genomic window from Cyanobacteriota bacterium.
ACATTGTGTTTTTGGAACTAGCCGATATTGGCAAAGCCCTTGCTAAGGGTGATACATTTGGCAATATCGAGTCTGTAAAAGTTGCTGAAGACTTGTACTCACCAGTCTCTGGTGTTGTCATAGAGCGGAACACACGGGTGTTAGAAGCAATAGATAATGCTGAGTCTCCTGACCAGCTCGTCAACGATCCCTACGGTGAAGGCTGGCTGATTAAACTTCAAATCACTGATCCAAGTGAGTTGACTGGTGCAATGTCAGCAGATGACTATCGCTTGAAGGTTGAAGGCACTAAATAAGCAAACACTTGATAAGTAAACACTTGAAAAGTGAATTGCCTGGTAGCTTTGTTGACTAGCAATCATGACTACAAGGGCAGCGTTTGCTTCTACAGGCTAGAGACTTTATCGTCTTGCAACAGGAAGTATGTAGTTGGCTGCTATGTTGGCTGAGTGCACTGTTACTCCTGTGTTGGTATTTTAGGATAGCGTCAGCTTCGGTAGTGTCAACTTCTGATGCATCCTTAACTCGCATTGAGATTGTAAAGCTACGTAAAGAAATATAAACTTCTGATAACTTGAGCCAAATGAGGTTCTATTCGTTTTAGTATAAAAAGGCTTGAAAGCATACACAAAAACGGATGGCAGATGAATTAGCTTTGCACCTTGGAGATATAGTCTCTCTCATTTTTCCAGAAGCGTTCTCATAATTCCACGAATGCATTCTTGGAAAGGTGCAATTGT
Proteins encoded in this region:
- the gcvH gene encoding glycine cleavage system protein GcvH, with amino-acid sequence MALDYPDDVKYLDTHEYVRLDGDIATVGISAYAIDQLGDIVFLELADIGKALAKGDTFGNIESVKVAEDLYSPVSGVVIERNTRVLEAIDNAESPDQLVNDPYGEGWLIKLQITDPSELTGAMSADDYRLKVEGTK